DNA sequence from the Daphnia pulex isolate KAP4 chromosome 8, ASM2113471v1 genome:
AAGCTCATCGCCAGTGACGGACCAGAAAACGAGATCCAATATTTTCGACAAGCTCTTGcatgtttcgttttgtttacCATTCAGTGTCATGCGACTGATggatttcttccatttttcaagGTGAGAGACGACGTTGGACGTCCGCGTCGGGTCGCTATCATCCAGTCCGACTTGGCATAGAATGAGCAATTCCACATTGGGCAGCAACGAGGAgagacgtttttctttttctggtccTTCACATTGTACAGCAACAGCAGTCACGAGTAAATCCAATGCTTCTAGAAGGTACATTTCTGGGTTTTGCTGGATTTGATTGGTTGTTCCTGGTTTAGAGGTTGCCGAAAGctctttgatttcctttacGACATCGTACATTAGCTGTTGATAATTGAGCGAGAAATCTTGCCGCATTCTGGATTTGATGCACTGCTCCAAGTTTTCATAAGGCTCTTTACTGAGAGATAGCCATTTTTGGTAACATTCTGCTGGCGACAGGCACAGACTGGCAAGGGTGTTGTATCTATTCAACAGAACATCCATTCGATGGACAACTTTTGTTGGTTCGAGAACCGAATCCAAGTCCGCGCAGATTTCTATCCAATTTGATCGGATTTCTTCTCGAATCCGGTCGATTTCGGCGCAGCAGTCTGTCCAGCGCAAAAAGTAGCGTTCTTTCCAGTTGAGTAAATATTCTGCTCGCAAATCTGCTTCGTTTTGGCAGGAGGAATCGTCTCGAGCGGCATCGAAAcggcttttttcaaataactcATTCAACGAGGTTATTTCAGCTGCCGTAAACGGGaccgttttattttgatgGAGAAAGTGCAGGGCTCTTCTTAGTTGCGGCCTCATCGAATTGGCATTCACTTCTGTCTGATCTTGAAGTTGTTTGACGAAATCCATAAAAGAAGCCTGATCAGATTTGGTTCCTTGATCTTTGAAGGTGCCAACGATGCCGATCTCTTGTTTCTTAATCCATTCCATCGATTGAACTGCGAGAATTAAATGTcacgaaattaatttttcaaaaattattatttgagtAGTGACTAGTGAATACTTACAAAAACGGACAATTTTCTCAAAGTCGAATCTTtttacaatttcttctttttcagtttctttttttccttctttctcttgtcttttctttttcaacattttcttaacAAAATCTCTCCAGGCAGTACTCCTGAATCTGTGTCTCAGTTCGCTgcaaatttcaagtttttcttgatAAGATTTGCGACAATAGGTCCACGTTAGAGCCACTTTGAGTCGTTCCACTGAATTCAGAAAAAACTCCCTCTCCATCGCAGCTTCTTTCGACATTTGGGCATTGGTCGATTGTCGCAGAGACTTTGCATTGACATCGGCCAACATTGTCTGAATTTTGATGCATTCTTGACTCCAGTAAACTTGATCAAATGCCTTTTCAACCAGAAGTAGGACTTGTTTAAACGGCTCTTTCtcttcaatttcctttttctctgatAACAATGCTGTAACGAGCGAGCGGACGCCGTCTAAATCTTCGACATCAGTTTTGACGTTGTTTAACAAAAAAGCCAACTTATCCAGTTGCTCTGGGCTGATGGTTTTCATTTCAGAGGGAAACAAATCTCTCACGTGAAGAACGCCCAATTTCTCCTGGATAAACTCGTTCAAAGTGATCCTCTTTTGATCAAATGGCGTTAAGGTGCTGGTTTTCTTGGGGACGGCCGCGTTGTAAGTCTCTGATGCCCCTTTCTTCAATGCTTCTACCAGATTGTCGAAAAATGTTCCAAACTGGacacggatggatggattgttGCGGCGACAGCACTGGAAGAGTTCTCTCAATAGGTTTTCTGGGTTGCCAGGCAATTGTGAAGCGACGACGGAAACTAGTCGATTGCCGAGAACCTCCACCAGTTGGTCCCGGACTTTCGACGACCCCTCTTCTACTGAAGAAGAATGATTTTCGAGagatttcaacaaatttgcAAGTTCTTCGTAGTCCCAAGTCAAGCGTTGGAAATAATCAATTGCAACCAGAACGCTGTTCTTATTGGCATcgttaaataattttgatcCAAAAGTTTTGTCCTGGATAGCTCGCTGGATATCATTCAAGAATTCCACGTCCTTGTTCAACAGAAACAGTTGGCCCAGTTCAATGTTCTGATTGATGTGCTTGAGAGACTGGATCAAGTCATCGACGTGGTCCATGTGACGGCGGACGATATTCGTCACTTGAGTCCACAAATCTTGTTGCTGGATTCGCAAAAACAAAGACTGTGAGAGCATGGACAATGTTTGCGACTTTTCCGTGTCGTCGGAGAATTTTGCAGTGAGGGCATCTAATAATGGAACGCCTTCAAGCAAATTCCACTCGTCACTGGATGTAATCGGTATCGTTTGGATTGCGTTAACAATTTCCGGATAAGGTTCTTCATCCATTGTTTCAGGTTCGTTGGGAAGCTGCTGGTCAGCATTCAACAGCAGCTGTGATTGCATCGACTGAGCAGGGGACGCAATTTTCgctttttgaaattcctttcTTGTCCGCTGCTCGATCTCGTTGGCGCGATCCAGTTTTTGCTCGTTGGCTTTAAGATCTTCCGCTGCTGCCCTCGCGCGTTTCTCATTTTCCGCAAAAGCTTGAGCTTCGATGGATTCAAGGGCGGCAGCGTCAGCACGAATGGATTGATCGAGTTGATCCAGTGCTGCAGTCGATTCCTGTTCCTGCATGGTCCACTCGGTATCCACTTCGGACATGGCTTTCTTGGGTACGGCCGCGTTGCTCGTCTCTGACTGATTGCCGTCTTCTCCTCGCTGGCCGTCGGCTACTACTCTTTTGTCTTGGCTTTTTCTCGTGATTTTACACCCGAGAACTTTCTGATTGTTTTTGCAGTAGACGTCTTCTATCAGCAAATCGCCCTTGTCTTCCACCCAGTTTCCTGAGATGTAAAGCCAAGGGTTCAGATGATTCGGAGTAAAGACTCGAGCCGCGTCCCATCCATTCCGGCCTCCTTTTCCACCAGGTGCTCCTTTGCCTGGAATTCCATTTTTGCCATCAGCTCCTTTTTTGGCATCCTCTTCTATGGCAGCAGTTTTCTCCAATCGGAACTTGATGTCGATTTGACCTGGGAATCCGCCTTTGCCACCGCTTCCACCTGCACCTCCAGATCCGCCAGCAAAACCAGGCTCTCCTTCTTCACCCTTCTCCAAGTATTTGATTGCGAATTCTGAACCTTGAAAGTAGTGAATGACACTACGTGACATCTCATAGACGTTCCATATCGGAACAAAATACTTGAGAATGTTGAGGGGAATGTAACTAAAATTCTGATTGACTTCTTCTGGCGGACGTAAATTGGCGTCCTCTCCGTCTTTACCATCTGATCCTGGGTGTGCCATCTCCGCCATCCTGGCCGTCTGCTCCATCGCCTCCGCATGCCTTTACTTTCAATTTGCAACCGTGCAAATAGTCACAAACGATTGAAACGTGTCCGGCACTTTCTCCTGCATCACCATTCGATCCTGGGTCCCCGCTGATTCCTGGTCCAACGCCAGCTTTAGCCTTCATATCTTTAATCTGCTGTGCGTTACCACCTGACGTGTCGATGGTTCGTTCCTCTCTGACTTGGACGAGTGGCGCCGAAATGGCCAAGCCGATGCCCGGCGTGACCCAGTCGCAATCAACGTAGATGACTCTGGAAGCAACGACGTGAATTTCTTCGCAAGTCAACGGCGACTTGATTTTGTCTAAAACCTGACTCAAGACGAGAGCAGTCCCACTGAATTTCCACGTCGGGTTGTTGGTATTCTGCATCGGTTCTTTCACCATGTCCTTTAAAATGGCAATAATCTCGTTCTTGGCAACGGACGTGTTGCTTTGAATAAACGACATCAAATTCGATAGGTCGCCTCCCTCATTCTCAAAGGATTCCTTCAGAACAAATTCGGTGATGACGTCATCTGCGAAATCTGTTATTTTCTCGTACTGGCCACTGAAAAGTCTGTGGTGACGTCGTAGACGGGCGAGCTCGTAGGGCGGCGGCGATCGACCcaacagagaaagaaatcGACCCCAAGCCagtttgtcctttttcttctgcaaTTTGTTCTTTAACTCACTGATGAGCATAGCTGGGCAGCTCCCCTGAAAGTCGGACTCGTTCGTTCCCATAGTGTCGGATTGCTCTGCCTTTCGGAGTTCTTGTTCCAATCGAATAAGCTTTCCTTCCTTTGCTTGAATCAATTGACGTCCTTGTCTCTcaacttcttctcctttctcaAGCAACTCCAGACGGGCTTTTTCGAAAGACTCAGAGttcttgatttgaatttcttcagagGACTTGTCCAGGTTCTGCATGAATGCTTCCCTTAGTTCCTTTTCAATGTCGTCTCGCCGATTATCTTCGACGAAATTGGGATTGAGTAGCTCTTTGATAAGGATCATTAAACCATCATCGGAGCAATTCCATCGAATCAGCAGAGCTTCGTGATCTTCAATTTTGTTTCcgcaatttttcaaatcgtcgAGGTAGCCGTCGATTCTCGTTTTCAACATCTCATCGTCCGGATTGCCATCGCTCAACACAAGACGAAAAAAGTTCCTTAAGCTCTGATCCAACTGGCACATGAGCGCCGGATAGTAGACCTGGGCATCGGCGAATGTTTGACTCCATTTGGCGATTCCGTTGAAAGCCCCTGCCTCTTTGTCGTACCAAATGAAACATTCGGTCACAACGGAGGAGCCTTCGCACTTTTCTGTGACGTGCATTTTCCATTTGTCTGCAAACAGGGTGAAGTGGATAGAACGGCTAGTTGTTAGTTGAAACCATTGGAATTCTTGGAGAATACGAACGACTTCATCGACTACTCTTTTCAAGTCTTTGTAATTGTTTAGTGGGAGCGACAGTAATTCTTGGCGTTTCTTTTCCAGCCGAACGCGAAATCGGatccaatcttcttctttggtttcGGTGCTGGACACCAGCGAATCCCAAGCCTCGTCCAAGTTTGAGACGCCGTCGTATCGGTTCGCCGCGTGTTGAATGAAGCAGGTAGCAAGTGAGTCAGTGACAGAAATTTCCTGATCACCAATTGCGTCATGAATCGACGTCAGACTCAAACCGATTTTCTGTAAATTTTCTTGCAGGCGATATCGGTTCCATTCAGGATCGACGACAGTCCGTCGTCCTTCAATACCAATTCCATTAATTGCCGGTTTGGTGTAGTAGTTTCTGTGGAAGAATTATTTGagggtgaaataaaaaaaattatgtaaaaaaggcaaaattgTATGCAATATAAAATCTACTATTGAAATTACTTGATAGAGCGGAAAGATCGCGCTACAACTGGAATCAGTGGGAGCAGTAAGATCGTAGAAAACGCATAAAGAATGGAGGAAGGCTGTtgttcaatttccatttttcacgCTGTAGTCCTTTTTCCTGTATTAATTTACGTTAGTTAGggtaatgaattaaatttatagTGGCCGTCAGACATGTTCATTTCAGCAAGAGTGAAAATCAAAAGGTTCTATATTGTAAGGTTAGATTTTATCTGCTGTCAAACTAAAGTAAGTCCAATAAGGTTTATACAATGtacgaaagaaaatttatgatTGATTGACAATTGATTGACaataatatatatagataaGTAGAACAAATATGACTCCCTAAACTCCAAAAGTACTAGAAACTAGCTTACAACGGAAAATTTAGGGCTAGCGTCGTATCCGAAAGCTATGtcaacacgaaaaacaaataaaagttgttACTTTGGTACATAATCTTCTTGCTCTGCCCTTTATCGCTTTAGTATAAAAAGTAATctatctttttatatttacaataaaGTAAGatatgtttaaataaaaatggaaaaaaaaatgatactACACTAAACTAAAACCAACTAAAACACTATTTTGTACGGGGAGGGGGCTTATTACCATTTAACCATTTGAATGTGAGATTGCTtatgttaaataaatttttttcgaaattgctccatttcgttatttttattttattttttatgttgtaaCATCCGATTTACTAAAACTAACATAAGCTTATAGCAACAACCTTCCTCCTCGCCTCACATGGATAGTTTCTTACTCACtacattttaacatttttttcttgccttAATAGGTCGAAAATGTGTTTGTTTACTCTAATATTTCTTAAGCGTTCCCAACATCAAGATAaactcaattaaaaatatttagcaTACCGTTTTATTCAccttctttgtcttctttcaGGGATGTTCTAAACCTTCTTTAACTCTTTGAATCTGTAATTTCTGGAAGTATAGCGATAGTCGGATGCAAAAACATAAGAATATGTTAAAGCGCGATGTTATCCGTTCAAACGGTCACGCTCAACTAGATGATAAGCACCTGACTTTCCTTTCACTATGTTAAGGTAGAAACGAGGAGAGCTGCCTGTTGCACAATCTGATATCTAgcctgaaaagaaacaaaaaagtttaaattcaGTCGGTTTACAAGTTTATAGGGCTGATAATAAACTGGAATTATGGACCTTACCATACAGAATTTTCCATAAATCTGCATTTACAATGACACAGGGTCACCCATAATTTTCTCCACTGTGTCGTTTGCTGACGAGTGCTAGCTGATATGAAATATCTGCCTGTATACATGGTGAACACCATAACCATTTACAGCAACGATGTGTATAAAATggtaaaagaaaagcaaataaCAGTGACAGATTTTAGCTGACTTTCAACACTGACACATTATTACACAACACTACAAATGTGTTCTGTACACAATATTCTTACCATTATTTCACTATTCTTCTACTCACTTCACTTTTACAAAGTGAATTAATGTCAAATAaagttaaatataaaaatagtaGAACCTACAACAATGCTAGAAATGGAAAACTTACACATAATGGGTAAACATCATCACTAAGGTCCATGTCCATCAACACGTGAATAAATGAAGCGGGAAAACAACCTATCCACCCTAAACCATCGACTAAACAATACTGACATGAGTCATGAGGAATCCCAGTCTGAATCAGCTGGAGGTTGCCATATACAATgatataattttttcaaagataaTTGCCACagtaaattttgaattcaaattcctTGATATCCTAATACAATTCTgattaaatacaaatatttttcaatgcaTCATGGGCATTGAAAACGGAGGGGATGAGAAAAGTTGGAAGTGGCAACACTGAATCactatttcttcgttttcGCGCTTTTTTTTCACGTGTTGAATCAACGCAAGACAGTATAACGGAGAAGTAGTGCAGTGGGTAGCTAAAGTACATTTTTACCTCGAAAGTGATAACAAAAgtagattttttcattttttcctgtAATGTTAAAATGAATGCCTTTACATCACCGAGTCAGTGACCCcttaaaaaaagtggaaacaaTTCCAATAGAAAATAGCGATTTCGGATTTCCTCGAAATCTAGACAATTACATGTTAACCTAACCTTTATCACGATGGTTAGTCACAGGATTAGAGAACCAATGCTAAACCCGAACCttctcatttgtgttttttattacGTACAGTTCATAGTTGACTCTCAATTGTATTGGACGCTCTCTTCTCCGACTTGAACGCCATTTTATTCGTCAAGTTTACTAATAGTTGCCAATTTACAATCCTCTtcaccaacacaaaaaagggggataATAATCAATCACTGCTATATGAACTGCGAAATGCTTTGTGAacttgaattcttttcaggATGTATAAATTCCTTCTGCACAGCACAGATGGAATCGAAACGACTCGGGATTTTAGTTTTGAAGGGCGGTGCCGAAAGGAAAGTCGGTACGATTGGCCGGCTCGTCGTTGGTCTTATTGTCCTTGCCAATGCAATGAGTTTTGGGTTGAATTTGATGGTAAAAGTTGTGGCTTGCAAAATGCGACGAGTTCATGGCGTCGGAGGATCCAGTTGTCCACATGACCGAGGTGCGCACGAAACACGGGTCGGCGTAGTTGGCCGGCATGTCGATGAAAATCCTTGACAAATTAGAGATTTACAGAgcaattatataaaaattattaataggAGAAATGCTGCTGACGTTTAATACTGGTTGGACGTGCGGAGTTGAACTTTGGCCTTGACTGCACACAATCCGACCAGGTACATGTCGTCCCATATGAAGTAAGGAGTCACTTGCATGGCTGCCAAGATGGGACGGACGGCACTTCCGGCAATCACCACTCCGGCTCCTTGGAAGTAAATGGGGAACTTTTGCCACGGCCAATTCTCGTAACTCGTCATCCATTTACCTACAAAATTGTGCAAATGGAATTCAATTCAGTTGTGTTGCACAACAAtgaacaataataatttacgATAGAAAACGTACCTCCCTTCCGGTCCGGGATATTGCCTCCGCACTGGCGGCCGTAGATACTTTGATCCGCCACCGTCAACGAGTGGAGGACCGTCGCCAAATTGTGGACGTTGACGtagacgtcgtcgtccacTTTTAGGACGTAATCGACTCGAGGGCAATAAGTGTCGACCCAGTTGAAGAGACTGGCCACTTTGACCGACAAGTTCACGTACCTGTCGATCATGTTGACCAGCAAAATGTCGCCGAATTGTTCGCTTTCCTCCTTGACCTTTTGCTGGACGACGCTGTCGTTGGTCAGGCCGATGACGAAGCCGAAACCCACAACGTCCAGTGGATGATTCAAATTGGtttgattcttcaaatgaACGGGCCATGTTCGGCGAATGGCGGCCCGTCTTTCATAGTTGTTGGGTCCCGAAATGACGCTGATAAAGAGGCTAATACGACTGCTGGaattgccagcagcagcagcagctggactGTCAAAAAAGCGACAAGGATTAATGTTGATCGGATAACGGAACCAGGTGATGTCATTGACAACAGGACCCATGCCGGGCGCCATCAGCGGTTCGGCTCCAGCTGCCAATTCTTCGAGACCCAAAAAGGCCGTCATGAAGCGGATGTAATTCTCGACGCCGTCGTAGACCGTCTCGCGCAAATGCAAAGCGAGGTAATCGAACAATTCTCGGCCGATGGTTATgctgtttttcttcattatagTTTTAGGCTGGGCCGCCTCGGCTGCTTTCGGGACGACTTGTTTAGTTTTCTTGCTCTTCGGATGCTTAGTTCCTTTTTCGTGCTGATGGGCAGCTTTCGCTTTACGAGCGTGTCTGCTGGTCACGAATTTCATTCCGTCCTTTTTGACGTCATCGACTTTTCCAGCAGCATCGTGATGATCTTCCGAAGCGTGTTCAGATTTGTACGCCATTTCGGTAACTACAATGAGGAGAAATATAATAAGGATCGCGCTTGGATTTTATAACCCATCGCGGGAATAAGTAcgacacaaataataaaacgttAAAATCAGTTTTTTCTTACCATGTTCCTCTGCTGCGGTTGCAGTAAAGACGCAAACCAGGACGACCAGCAAAGCCGAGATGCTAAATACCTCCGGGTGACGCATTtgcaaaatgattgaatttcttattgaccaaaattaaaaaaaaaaaagtaatttactTTTACCATCAAGTTCATGTTGGAGAGTTCAGCTAGTGTTTTGATGATCAGAAAGGATATGTGAAAATAACTCGCAAGTACGGTGGCTTTTATAGTTGAATATTGGTCATCGTGAATAATTGCTGACGTGGCTGTTGGCTCAATTGGCATTTTAACGACACGTCCATAAATCTCGATTTCGGCAGGTGCCAATGGTTTCAAATTATAGCAACGTCAACAAAACCTGAGCAAGTACACGTCGATAGTAGATCCCACATCAAATATCTCGAACGTGACTTTTGATTAGTCTGTGCAATTCAATTCCATCAGTTGGTGGCCACCAAGAGCGACATCCGATTACGATCCACTTTTGGTACATACATCGGGATTGATTTGGTTTGAACTGGTTAAATCCGGCGTTTAATGTTAGTTaaggtaaatatttaaaaaaaaagcatcatATTTCAACACCGCAATAGCCCCACCCCCAAAAGCGAAGTCAGTCGTCACTTGGATCAAATTTCTCGGTATAGAGCAGAAATGGATTTGACTATGATGAAGGCTATTCTGCAGCCCAGccataaaatttgaaaactgaaTGAAATTTGCAAAGTGAAAATTAGTTAAACTGAAACTGAATACTAGTTTATAAACCATGCTGACATGAGGACTCAGCGAGCTGACAGTTGGTCCCAGTCTGAAATCTGGAGCTTTGTTGCCAACAGTGATATAATGTTTTCGAAGATAATTGccacaacaaattttgaaataaaattccttgACATCCTAATACAATTCTgattaaatacaaatatttttcaatgcaTCGTGGGCATTGAAAACGGAGGGGATGAGAAAAGTTGGAAGTGGCAACACTGGATCACTAATTAGCATACTTAGAATTCgaacacattattaaaattatttattatttattaaataattattatttaaaaaatgtatttatgtTGTACACTGCATGTACACTGgtctttaaaaaacattattttgatcatttgtaaattttttttaaatattgcaaCACAGCATAGGTTGATTTATGATTTGGCCGTTTTGGCGGCCAGTTATTCATTTTATCTCTCGGAGAGAAGTTGTTTCTTCGTTTTCGCGCTTTTTATTCACGTGTTGAATCAAGTAATCAACGCAAGGCAGTAAAACGGAGAAGTAGATGCAGTGGGTAGCTATAGTAGTACATTTTTACCTCGAAGTGATAATGATAACATATAAATAGactttttcggtttttccTGCAATGTTGAAATGAATCACCGAGTCAGTGACCCCCTTAAAAAAGTGGAAATTTGGTTTCCAAAAACATAAGTTTCCTTTTCGACTTTCTATGGTGAAAACTTGAACAAAAATCATGTTGAACAATAGAAATGTGGTTTCCAAAAACATCTAAGTTTCGATATCGACGTTCTATGGTGTACCACGATTCAAAATGGTTTCCTGAAAATCTAGATTGTTAAGTGTGTTGACCTTTATCATGATGGTTAGTTCGGAGCAGAAGTAGAGACAAATGCTAAACCCTAATCTTctcatttgtatttttctttacagttcATAGTTGAGTCTCGGCTGTGTTGGACAACATGACTCTCTCTTCCAACATGAACACAACTTTATTCGTCATCATTTTGGTGTCATTGTTACTACCACACCTGACCCACaccaaattttcagaattcGACTGGAACACCCTTGACGTTCGAGTTCATTCCGCTGGAAAACAATGTCCCGATTTTGGTGGTTTCAAGTCGCAATGTCGACTCGCAAGTGATTGCGCCTTTTGGTACGATCTTGTCCGGATCACTCCCGGCACTGCCTGCAAACCGAATAAGCGCCACGGAATCTGCTGTCCAAACCTTCCCCGAAATAGTAATAACAATGCAAATTgactaatttgttttattaaacaCTGCAATAATCATTGATTTTCTACAGATGTTAGTAGGGAACCCATCAAGCAAGCAAATTCCCGGCCGAATCATAAAGATTTGGAGGGCATGTCGAATCTCGTCTGAACATTGCCTCCGTGAACTCGGTGGCTGCCGAGTCTAGTCATTCGCATCTTTTGTTGATTGTCGAAAAAGAGGCCCCTCGTCTTTTGGATGCGGCCATCAAGGCGGGCCAGTTGCAATTTTCGAAAATGGTGGAAACGGAGCAACGCCTCGCCAAGAAACACATCGTCGTCGTTACTGGAACGGACCGGGCTCTTTATTCACTTTTGTTCCAGACGACAGACGAATCGCAGAAGATCAGTCTCGGGGCACTTCGTGGAATTTCGACTAGCACCGAACTGGTCAAAaggttttttgtgtttttcttaaCTTGTTTCATGCAGGAATTGTAACCGTTGATGCTCTTCATTTAGACTTCGAATTCCTCCGGAACAGACCTAATTTTCTCTGAATAGAATTGTCATAAGCGATACGTATTTTTCCGACACGTGTCCGGCTGATCCCATTTGTGATGAGAAAGCGAAGACAAATCCCTTTCGAACACCCGATGGTTCGTGCAACAATCTCCTTCGCTCTTCCTGGGGCAAATCACGCACTCAGTTCCAACGTCTTTTCGTCCCAGTTTACGCTGATGGTATTTAGATATTGAATTCAAGATGGCCCTAAAGTAAATAGTAAAatgaatattcatttttattcaggTGTGCGGCAGCCACGACGGGCTCAAAACGGTGGCGAACTTCCAAAGTTTGTACTCgacaatttgaaatatttagataAGTGCTTATATTTCatgttttcattaatttcatCGTAGTGCCTGTCTGTTGTCTACTTCCTTAGCGGTGACGGCTCGCAGTCAAGGAAACGATCCTAACGTCAAATGGTCCGAAAACACTTATTGGGTGACTCAATACGGCCAATTTATTGATCACGACATAACTCAACTGTCCAATCCAAACTGACGAGttcgtttcaattttcatttgacaaCAGTCGTCATTATCTTATAGACGTTAGCTCTAATcaattttccttaaaaaacAGCTCGTTTAGGTGAAATCCAGTGCTGCATGGAAGACGGCCAGCACATTGACAAGGATATGCTCCATCCCGAATGCCTGCCCATTGACATCCCGAAAAACGACCCCTTTTTCTCCAAGTTGTCTCCTGCCAGACGTTGCATGAACTTTATCCGGTCGGCTCCCGCACGCAGATCCGATTGCAGACTGGGTTACGCCGAACAGGTACACGGGAAGTTGTAAACCTGTTCAaacaatttctcat
Encoded proteins:
- the LOC124201058 gene encoding beta-1,3-galactosyltransferase brn-like isoform X4, producing MAYKSEHASEDHHDAAGKVDDVKKDGMKFVTSRHARKAKAAHQHEKGTKHPKSKKTKQVVPKAAEAAQPKTIMKKNSITIGRELFDYLALHLRETVYDGVENYIRFMTAFLGLEELAAGAEPLMAPGMGPVVNDITWFRYPININPCRFFDSPAAAAAGNSSSRISLFISVISGPNNYERRAAIRRTWPVHLKNQTNLNHPLDVVGFGFVIGLTNDSVVQQKVKEESEQFGDILLVNMIDRYVNLSVKVASLFNWVDTYCPRVDYVLKVDDDVYVNVHNLATVLHSLTVADQSIYGRQCGGNIPDRKGGKWMTSYENWPWQKFPIYFQGAGVVIAGSAVRPILAAMQVTPYFIWDDMYLVGLCAVKAKVQLRTSNQIFIDMPANYADPCFVRTSVMWTTGSSDAMNSSHFASHNFYHQIQPKTHCIGKDNKTNDEPANRTDFPFGTALQN
- the LOC124201058 gene encoding uncharacterized protein LOC124201058 isoform X1 is translated as MPIEPTATSAIIHDDQYSTIKATVLASYFHISFLIIKTLAELSNMNLMHLGFAGRPGLRLYCNRSRGTCAILIIFLLIVVTEMAYKSEHASEDHHDAAGKVDDVKKDGMKFVTSRHARKAKAAHQHEKGTKHPKSKKTKQVVPKAAEAAQPKTIMKKNSITIGRELFDYLALHLRETVYDGVENYIRFMTAFLGLEELAAGAEPLMAPGMGPVVNDITWFRYPININPCRFFDSPAAAAAGNSSSRISLFISVISGPNNYERRAAIRRTWPVHLKNQTNLNHPLDVVGFGFVIGLTNDSVVQQKVKEESEQFGDILLVNMIDRYVNLSVKVASLFNWVDTYCPRVDYVLKVDDDVYVNVHNLATVLHSLTVADQSIYGRQCGGNIPDRKGGKWMTSYENWPWQKFPIYFQGAGVVIAGSAVRPILAAMQVTPYFIWDDMYLVGLCAVKAKVQLRTSNQIFIDMPANYADPCFVRTSVMWTTGSSDAMNSSHFASHNFYHQIQPKTHCIGKDNKTNDEPANRTDFPFGTALQN
- the LOC124201058 gene encoding uncharacterized protein LOC124201058 isoform X2, which produces MPIEPTATSAIIHDDQYSTIKATVLASYFHISFLIIKTLAELSNMNLMVFSISALLVVLVCVFTATAAEEHVTEMAYKSEHASEDHHDAAGKVDDVKKDGMKFVTSRHARKAKAAHQHEKGTKHPKSKKTKQVVPKAAEAAQPKTIMKKNSITIGRELFDYLALHLRETVYDGVENYIRFMTAFLGLEELAAGAEPLMAPGMGPVVNDITWFRYPININPCRFFDSPAAAAAGNSSSRISLFISVISGPNNYERRAAIRRTWPVHLKNQTNLNHPLDVVGFGFVIGLTNDSVVQQKVKEESEQFGDILLVNMIDRYVNLSVKVASLFNWVDTYCPRVDYVLKVDDDVYVNVHNLATVLHSLTVADQSIYGRQCGGNIPDRKGGKWMTSYENWPWQKFPIYFQGAGVVIAGSAVRPILAAMQVTPYFIWDDMYLVGLCAVKAKVQLRTSNQIFIDMPANYADPCFVRTSVMWTTGSSDAMNSSHFASHNFYHQIQPKTHCIGKDNKTNDEPANRTDFPFGTALQN
- the LOC124200641 gene encoding chorion peroxidase-like — its product is MVETEQRLAKKHIVVVTGTDRALYSLLFQTTDESQKISLGALRGISTSTELVKRIVISDTYFSDTCPADPICDEKAKTNPFRTPDGSCNNLLRSSWGKSRTQFQRLFVPVYADARLGEIQCCMEDGQHIDKDMLHPECLPIDIPKNDPFFSKLSPARRCMNFIRSAPARRSDCRLGYAEQMNDNTHLLDLSNVYGSDAKVARELRTHKKGSLNVTSQIEINSGHPVKPVGLDFLPYDEASGTGISSCALSKGVTGKEPSAHVKCFKAGDGRSSVTPNLAVTHTIFMRQHNRLVDLLAHLNPHWNDERLYQEAKRILAAQMQHITYNEWLPVVIGREKMQELGLLVY
- the LOC124201058 gene encoding uncharacterized protein LOC124201058 isoform X3 codes for the protein MPIEPTATSAIIHDDQYSTIKATVLASYFHISFLIIKTLAELSNMNLMHLGFAGRPGLRLYCNRSRGTCAILIIFLLIVVTEMAYKSEHASEDHHDAAGKVDDVKKDGMKFVTSRHARKAKAAHQHEKGTKHPKSKKTKQVVPKAAEAAQPKTIMKKNSITIGRELFDYLALHLRETVYDGVENYIRFMTAFLGLEELAAGAEPLMAPGMGPVVNDITWFRYPININPCRFFDSPAAAAAGNSSSRISLFISVISGPNNYERRAAIRRTWPVHLKNQTNLNHPLDVVGFGFVIGLTNDSVVQQKVKEESEQFGDILLVNMIDRYVNLSVKVASLFNWVDTYCPRVDYVLKVDDDVYVNVHNLATVLHSLTVADQSIYGRQCGGNIPDRKGGKWMTSYENWPWQKFPIYFQGAGVVIAGSAVRPILAAMQVTPYFIWDDMYLVGLCAVKAKVQLRTSNQY